One Nitrosomonas sp. PY1 DNA window includes the following coding sequences:
- a CDS encoding HAMP domain-containing sensor histidine kinase: MATTEFSWGKSTNSTALHTEAQDQVKLSDDVLISNIRWFIAFRWLLIGALIIFETLVLLASSDTFVKLGISEQQNWPIAIIGILILANIYYIIALDYLPSNPYNSPTINLWIQIIVDLICLSIVVHYIGSTSTPISFFYVLHIALACIFFSARESLYVTILVCVMDTVVIIIDNFLFAQVSLSALIDKHLSVGNSSQTNALLWMIFLDVLFLVVWYVVSRLSLIVRTHEYHLADAYKQIKRAQIEKDQYALLITHQLKSPLDAIRSKINLIKDGYLGDTSTEVTQALEQMDTRAKNMSGLILDLLRLERLKTNCCDTDQFQSINVNTIIKKCVDKLLPVINSKEIALNESVGDFYYQCIPEQLEILFENIISNSIVYSHQGASIEVASHIAFDHANITVTDHGIGIESKDLPNIFNEYFYSPRAAMHNKSTSGIGLSIVKIAAENNKLKIKVDSEPGVGTTFTIIFSNITPSAT; encoded by the coding sequence ATGGCGACTACCGAATTTTCTTGGGGTAAATCCACAAACTCGACTGCTTTACACACAGAAGCGCAAGATCAGGTAAAACTCAGCGATGATGTTTTAATCAGCAATATCCGTTGGTTTATCGCTTTCCGTTGGCTTTTAATTGGTGCGTTAATCATTTTTGAAACTTTAGTACTGCTCGCATCGTCCGATACATTTGTCAAACTAGGCATCAGTGAACAACAAAATTGGCCAATAGCTATCATTGGTATACTAATACTCGCTAATATTTATTATATTATTGCACTAGATTATTTACCCTCTAATCCATATAACTCTCCGACCATCAATCTTTGGATTCAGATCATTGTCGATCTGATATGCCTATCCATTGTGGTTCATTACATCGGGAGCACATCTACTCCAATATCTTTTTTTTATGTTTTGCATATCGCCTTAGCGTGTATTTTCTTCTCTGCCCGTGAAAGCTTATATGTAACAATACTGGTTTGCGTAATGGATACGGTTGTCATTATTATCGACAACTTCCTTTTTGCCCAAGTCTCACTTTCTGCATTGATCGATAAACACTTATCGGTGGGCAATTCCTCGCAAACCAATGCGTTATTATGGATGATTTTTCTTGATGTATTATTCCTGGTGGTCTGGTATGTCGTGTCAAGACTTTCTTTAATTGTTCGAACGCATGAGTATCATTTGGCGGATGCCTATAAACAAATTAAACGGGCACAGATAGAAAAAGATCAATACGCATTATTAATAACCCATCAACTAAAATCACCACTAGATGCCATTCGTAGCAAAATCAATCTAATTAAGGATGGTTATCTGGGAGATACATCGACGGAAGTTACGCAAGCGCTCGAACAAATGGATACACGAGCGAAAAATATGTCGGGCTTAATATTAGATTTGCTCAGACTGGAAAGATTAAAAACCAACTGTTGCGATACCGATCAGTTTCAATCGATCAATGTTAATACTATTATCAAAAAATGCGTTGACAAGCTTTTACCAGTCATTAATTCTAAGGAAATAGCACTGAATGAATCCGTTGGTGACTTTTATTATCAGTGTATTCCAGAGCAACTCGAGATTTTATTTGAAAACATCATTTCCAATTCTATTGTTTACTCTCATCAAGGTGCATCGATTGAAGTTGCCTCGCATATTGCATTTGATCATGCCAACATCACCGTAACCGATCATGGAATTGGGATAGAAAGCAAGGACTTGCCAAATATTTTTAATGAATACTTTTATTCACCTAGGGCTGCGATGCACAATAAATCAACCAGTGGTATTGGTTTGTCGATTGTCAAAATTGCTGCAGAAAATAATAAGTTAAAAATTAAAGTTGATAGTGAGCCTGGAGTAGGCACTACGTTTACCATTATTTTTAGTAACATTACGCCTAGTGCTACATAA
- a CDS encoding response regulator transcription factor, whose translation MMALRIAHVDDDSDIRESIQRILEKNGYEVNSYLTMQDFIDSLKNNANRPDLAILDVMVESMDSGLTTFANIHKNYPEIQAIFLTSLGDMIRPYFENQSHEWVCIMEKPVEPVSLLATINERLKNRGGQAA comes from the coding sequence ATGATGGCTTTACGAATTGCACACGTTGATGATGATTCCGATATTCGCGAATCCATTCAACGTATTCTGGAAAAGAACGGCTATGAAGTTAATAGCTATCTAACGATGCAGGATTTTATTGATTCATTAAAAAATAATGCTAATCGGCCCGACCTAGCTATTCTTGATGTAATGGTTGAATCTATGGATTCTGGTTTGACAACTTTTGCAAACATCCATAAAAATTACCCGGAGATACAAGCTATTTTTTTGACGTCCTTGGGGGACATGATTAGACCGTATTTTGAAAATCAATCCCACGAATGGGTTTGTATTATGGAAAAACCAGTTGAACCTGTTAGTCTCCTTGCCACAATCAATGAGCGTTTAAAAAACCGCGGCGGACAAGCTGCATAG
- a CDS encoding MHYT domain-containing protein, whose product MYTTTYDYWLVVSSFLVATLASYTALDLSSHITELAGRRIRHIWLVGGAAAMGIGIWSMHFIGMLAFSLPIPLGYDLVTTGYSLIIAIFFSYLVLYGVTQTQLTSFRLIVSGILMGIGISAMHYTGMAAMQMHRIFITI is encoded by the coding sequence ATGTATACTACCACTTACGATTACTGGCTCGTTGTGTCGTCTTTCTTAGTCGCTACACTTGCTTCTTATACCGCGCTTGATCTATCAAGCCACATAACTGAATTGGCCGGGCGTCGGATACGTCATATTTGGCTTGTCGGCGGTGCGGCGGCGATGGGTATCGGTATATGGTCAATGCATTTCATCGGAATGCTCGCTTTCTCATTGCCTATTCCGTTAGGTTACGATTTGGTAACAACCGGTTATTCGCTGATCATTGCGATATTTTTTTCTTATCTTGTACTTTATGGCGTTACCCAAACACAGTTGACGTCTTTTCGGCTTATCGTGAGCGGAATTCTGATGGGTATCGGCATTTCCGCTATGCATTATACTGGAATGGCAGCCATGCAGATGCACCGGATATTCATTACGATCTGA
- a CDS encoding bifunctional diguanylate cyclase/phosphodiesterase, whose amino-acid sequence MIISLIIGVTAANIALWIAYKFNSINQKEVIARRIGAACVMGIAITGMHYMAMAAAHFPSESVSGAASDLDSQWLAVTTILSTFAILSVTLILSRFDAREIFLLGSVSQLNRQITHLATFDLLTGLPNRWTLMERIKHTIIISKHHCSMFAIFFMNLDGFKEANDSLGHSVGDEILSTFAKRLLQCVRSGDTVARLGGDEFVVLLDNLPSSEVAAEMAESVLYRMRTDLRINQQLLQVTPSIGISIFPQDGVTAEILLKNANTAMCEAKRNGRNTYRFFEASMNEAAVRTLQIQGILYEAIKNDSFSLCFQPKFHGDTGRLTGAEALLRLHDPNMGSLSPKEFIPIAERSGQIIQIGYWVIHEVCRHIRRWKASGLPLFKVAVNLSPRQLEQPDLVQTILNILQREQVSSMQIMFEITETVAMQDAARTTAMIHEFQQNNFEIAIDDFGTGYSSLAYLQRFRAKQLKIDQFFINGLDEYGREGSAIVSAIIKLAHTLEMEVVAEGVETHSQLAKLRDMGCDEIQGYLLGKPMTAEEFNALCHQQTGQNLTNHAENKNISSAII is encoded by the coding sequence TTGATCATTTCATTAATTATTGGCGTTACCGCAGCCAATATAGCTCTTTGGATCGCCTATAAATTCAATAGTATCAATCAAAAAGAAGTGATTGCTAGGCGCATTGGTGCTGCATGTGTAATGGGTATCGCAATTACCGGAATGCATTACATGGCTATGGCTGCCGCTCATTTTCCGAGTGAGTCAGTAAGTGGTGCTGCTAGTGATCTAGATTCACAATGGCTTGCAGTCACTACTATTTTATCCACTTTTGCAATTCTAAGTGTAACGCTGATATTGTCACGTTTCGACGCCAGGGAAATTTTTCTGCTTGGCTCGGTATCTCAACTCAATAGACAAATCACCCATCTGGCAACATTTGACCTGTTGACTGGATTGCCCAATCGGTGGACGCTTATGGAACGAATCAAACACACGATTATTATTTCCAAACATCACTGCAGCATGTTCGCTATTTTTTTTATGAATCTCGACGGATTCAAGGAGGCCAATGATTCATTAGGGCACTCTGTTGGTGATGAGATCTTGAGCACATTTGCGAAAAGATTATTACAGTGTGTGCGTAGTGGAGACACCGTCGCACGATTGGGTGGCGACGAATTTGTTGTGCTGCTGGATAATCTCCCATCGTCTGAAGTTGCTGCTGAAATGGCGGAAAGCGTGTTGTATCGTATGCGTACAGATTTGCGGATTAATCAGCAGTTATTGCAGGTGACGCCGAGTATCGGTATTTCCATATTTCCTCAGGATGGGGTGACTGCAGAAATTCTGCTGAAAAATGCGAATACAGCAATGTGTGAGGCAAAACGCAATGGACGTAACACTTACCGTTTTTTTGAAGCAAGTATGAATGAGGCGGCCGTCCGCACATTGCAAATTCAGGGTATCCTATATGAAGCGATTAAGAATGACAGTTTTTCTTTATGTTTTCAACCTAAATTTCATGGTGACACTGGCAGATTGACTGGTGCTGAAGCATTGCTTCGGCTACATGACCCCAATATGGGTTCTTTGTCGCCAAAGGAATTTATTCCGATTGCCGAGCGCTCTGGGCAGATCATTCAGATTGGCTATTGGGTTATACATGAAGTATGTCGACATATACGCCGCTGGAAAGCTAGCGGGCTCCCGTTGTTCAAGGTGGCTGTTAACTTATCGCCGCGGCAATTGGAACAACCGGATCTGGTTCAAACAATACTGAATATCCTCCAGCGTGAGCAAGTTTCAAGCATGCAAATCATGTTTGAGATTACAGAGACCGTTGCGATGCAGGATGCAGCAAGAACCACTGCAATGATCCATGAATTTCAGCAAAATAACTTTGAAATCGCAATCGACGATTTCGGAACCGGTTATTCAAGCCTTGCATATTTACAGCGCTTTCGCGCCAAACAATTGAAGATCGATCAATTCTTCATTAATGGTCTGGACGAATATGGTCGCGAAGGTAGTGCCATCGTTTCTGCAATCATCAAACTTGCACATACGCTTGAAATGGAAGTTGTGGCTGAAGGGGTAGAAACCCATTCACAGCTTGCAAAACTAAGAGATATGGGGTGCGATGAAATACAAGGATATCTTCTAGGTAAGCCTATGACGGCCGAAGAATTTAATGCATTATGTCACCAACAAACAGGGCAAAATTTAACAAATCACGCCGAAAATAAAAATATTTCCTCAGCTATCATCTGA
- the hpnA gene encoding hopanoid-associated sugar epimerase, with protein sequence MRSLVTGATGFLGSAVMRCLLRAGHEVRVLVRENSNLMNISNFPVEVFEGDLRNRVSLERALANCQNLFHVAADYRLWVPDPDTMYAINVEGTQSLIMAASNAGLEHIVYTSSVATLGLTADGTPANEETPCSLESVIGNYKRTKFLAEQVVKRLTQELSLPLVIVNPSTPIGPCDIRPTPTGRLVIDALTERMPAYVNTGLNIAHVDDIAFGHLLALQHGKAGERYILGGDNMSLFQILQSIDEINGSPKKRIKIPTDLMLPIAWCMEKIAALTNTEPRATQDSIRMAKKQMYFSSDKAIQQLGYQYRPAYDALKDAVSWFKENNYCH encoded by the coding sequence ATGAGATCATTGGTCACCGGTGCTACCGGATTTTTAGGCTCTGCAGTTATGCGCTGTTTACTTAGGGCAGGACATGAAGTCCGTGTGCTAGTAAGAGAAAATAGCAACCTAATGAATATTAGCAACTTCCCTGTCGAGGTATTCGAAGGAGATTTACGTAATCGCGTGTCATTGGAACGTGCTTTAGCTAATTGTCAAAATTTGTTTCATGTTGCGGCTGATTATCGATTATGGGTCCCCGACCCGGATACGATGTATGCAATCAATGTCGAGGGTACTCAATCCTTGATTATGGCGGCTTCTAACGCCGGTTTGGAGCACATCGTTTATACCAGTAGTGTCGCAACCTTAGGCTTGACTGCTGATGGAACACCTGCTAATGAAGAAACGCCTTGTAGCTTGGAGTCTGTTATTGGAAACTATAAGCGCACCAAATTTCTGGCTGAACAAGTAGTAAAACGACTGACGCAAGAGCTCTCTTTACCTTTAGTAATTGTTAACCCATCGACCCCAATTGGCCCTTGCGATATTCGCCCAACGCCTACTGGTCGTCTCGTTATTGACGCATTAACCGAGCGTATGCCAGCTTATGTTAACACTGGGCTAAATATTGCACATGTCGATGATATTGCTTTCGGGCATTTATTGGCTCTCCAACATGGTAAAGCAGGGGAACGTTATATCCTGGGCGGCGACAATATGTCGCTGTTTCAAATATTGCAATCCATCGATGAAATTAATGGCTCTCCCAAAAAACGAATCAAAATACCCACCGATTTGATGCTTCCAATTGCTTGGTGTATGGAAAAAATTGCTGCTCTAACCAATACAGAGCCGCGCGCGACACAAGATAGTATACGCATGGCAAAAAAACAAATGTATTTTTCTAGCGATAAAGCCATACAGCAACTTGGCTACCAATACCGTCCGGCCTATGATGCACTTAAAGATGCCGTGAGTTGGTTCAAAGAAAATAACTATTGTCACTGA
- a CDS encoding phytoene/squalene synthase family protein, giving the protein MNTSSPSINDFHYQDDILQGVSRTFALTIPQLPEPLRQVIGNAYLLCRITDTIEDDNALTFSQTKQLSQMFIEVVQGTIPAEEFSQKFYPLLSDHTIPAEHDLIKNTPAVIRITHSFNPIQRKALERCIEIMGQGMTNYQESESLEGLPDLAALNQYCYYVAGVVGEMLTELFCDYSDEINRHRSELMKLSVSFGQGLQMTNILKDIWDDRKRGACWLPRDIFLQHGFDLNHLQPRISDERFQAGLVELLAIAKMHLRNALTYTNLIPPKEKGIRRFCLWAIGMAVLTLNKINSHRDFSEGNQVKISRRSVHSTILVTNATANYNWLLQLLFNLISRNLPNIKSHSK; this is encoded by the coding sequence ATGAATACAAGTTCGCCTTCTATCAATGACTTTCATTATCAGGATGATATCCTGCAAGGAGTATCTCGGACTTTTGCGCTCACAATTCCGCAATTGCCAGAACCTCTGCGCCAGGTTATCGGGAATGCTTATTTGTTGTGTCGCATTACAGATACGATAGAAGACGATAATGCGCTGACTTTTTCCCAAACAAAACAACTGTCGCAGATGTTTATCGAAGTGGTACAAGGAACAATCCCTGCAGAAGAGTTTTCACAAAAATTCTATCCTCTACTTTCCGATCACACTATACCAGCAGAACATGATTTAATAAAAAATACACCTGCAGTCATTCGCATTACTCATAGCTTTAATCCAATACAGCGTAAGGCTTTGGAAAGATGCATAGAAATCATGGGACAGGGAATGACGAATTACCAGGAATCGGAATCATTGGAAGGACTTCCAGATTTAGCGGCCTTAAATCAATATTGCTATTATGTTGCCGGAGTGGTGGGTGAAATGTTAACAGAATTATTCTGCGATTATTCCGATGAGATAAACCGTCATAGATCTGAACTCATGAAGCTTTCGGTATCTTTCGGTCAGGGACTACAAATGACGAATATTCTCAAAGACATTTGGGATGATCGTAAGCGCGGGGCTTGTTGGTTGCCACGCGACATATTTCTGCAGCATGGATTTGATCTGAATCACTTGCAACCAAGAATTTCAGATGAAAGATTCCAGGCTGGCTTAGTCGAACTATTGGCAATTGCTAAAATGCATTTGCGTAACGCTCTTACATACACCAATTTAATTCCCCCAAAGGAAAAAGGCATTCGACGTTTTTGTTTATGGGCTATAGGAATGGCGGTTCTAACTTTAAATAAAATTAATTCGCATAGAGATTTCTCTGAGGGCAATCAAGTTAAAATTAGTCGTCGCAGCGTTCATTCTACGATTCTGGTTACTAATGCAACTGCTAATTACAACTGGCTATTACAATTGCTATTCAATTTGATATCACGTAATTTACCGAATATTAAAAGTCATTCGAAATGA
- the lysA gene encoding diaminopimelate decarboxylase: MSGFEAFVYHNGELFVENVSLKKIAEKFGTPCYIYSQSALTNAYQQFDAAFEGRDHLICYAVKANSNLAILNLLARLGSGFDIVSGGELQRVIRAGGDAQKTIFSGVGKSVNEMRMALNLNILCFNVESEAELSILNQVAKSMNKVAPVSLRVNPDVDAKTHPYISTGLKENKFGIAMDEAMEIYQSAHLYPHVRFTGIDCHIGSQLSLIEPFVEASEKMLQLFDRLKKQKFNIEHIDLGGGLGIRYNNEKPPSIKEYVSKLCSITRNIKQRLVIEPGRALVGNSGILLTRIEYLKQTPARNFAIVDAAMNDLIRPSLYDAYHEILPVEKNTIEAKNYEIVGPICETGDFLGHDRKLSVMNGDLLAIMSAGAYGMSMSSNYNTRPRAMEILVVGNQPHVIRQRESIEQIIAGEQIIAY; encoded by the coding sequence ATGAGTGGTTTTGAAGCATTCGTGTACCACAATGGTGAATTATTTGTCGAAAATGTATCCTTAAAAAAGATTGCAGAAAAATTCGGTACACCCTGCTATATCTATTCACAATCTGCATTGACTAATGCATATCAACAGTTTGATGCCGCTTTTGAAGGTCGCGATCATTTAATTTGCTATGCCGTTAAAGCTAATTCGAATCTCGCCATCCTTAATTTATTAGCTCGACTTGGCAGTGGCTTTGATATTGTGTCCGGAGGAGAATTGCAGCGTGTCATTCGAGCGGGCGGCGATGCGCAGAAAACTATTTTCTCGGGTGTCGGAAAAAGTGTTAACGAAATGCGCATGGCACTCAATCTCAACATTCTTTGTTTCAACGTGGAGTCTGAAGCTGAATTGTCTATCTTGAATCAGGTAGCGAAAAGCATGAATAAAGTTGCCCCGGTAAGCTTAAGAGTAAATCCGGATGTTGATGCAAAAACGCATCCCTATATTTCGACCGGCCTCAAAGAAAACAAATTTGGTATCGCTATGGATGAAGCAATGGAAATCTACCAATCCGCACATTTGTATCCGCATGTTCGCTTTACAGGAATTGATTGCCACATTGGCTCGCAGTTGAGCCTGATCGAGCCATTCGTTGAAGCTTCAGAAAAAATGCTACAGTTATTTGATCGTTTAAAGAAACAGAAATTTAACATTGAGCACATAGACTTGGGAGGTGGACTCGGCATTCGATACAATAATGAAAAGCCCCCTTCTATTAAGGAATACGTTTCAAAATTATGCAGCATCACACGCAATATCAAACAACGTCTTGTCATTGAGCCTGGGCGAGCATTGGTAGGAAATTCGGGGATCTTGCTAACACGTATCGAATATCTCAAACAAACACCAGCGCGCAATTTTGCCATCGTGGACGCCGCCATGAATGATCTTATTCGCCCATCACTCTATGATGCATATCATGAAATACTCCCCGTTGAGAAAAATACAATCGAAGCAAAAAACTACGAAATCGTTGGTCCTATCTGTGAAACTGGAGATTTTCTGGGGCATGACCGAAAATTAAGTGTCATGAATGGTGATTTATTGGCCATAATGTCAGCAGGCGCTTATGGCATGAGTATGAGTTCCAATTATAATACGCGCCCACGAGCTATGGAAATACTGGTAGTAGGCAATCAACCACATGTTATCCGTCAACGTGAAAGTATCGAACAAATTATTGCGGGTGAACAAATCATTGCCTATTAA
- a CDS encoding lipoprotein, translated as MRLLFTSIIFVYILTACGLKGPLYLPPAEDTKSVQQSEKK; from the coding sequence GTGCGCTTATTGTTTACTTCTATCATCTTTGTTTATATCTTGACTGCTTGTGGTTTAAAAGGTCCACTGTATCTTCCGCCAGCGGAAGATACAAAATCCGTACAACAATCGGAAAAGAAATGA
- a CDS encoding ABC-type transport auxiliary lipoprotein family protein: MNSQQSQNLLQQPLQQTQLPKRNILISDASAPPWLDNTAIYYRLAYHNSAQFHRYANSRWIASPAVLLSQKMRDRIAKETGNQVIKNNNTAKADHILHIELEEFAQIFDSAQQSHALIGLRASLIKRNTRDVIAQNYFSVQAAAPSLDANGAVAALSAASDQLINKLIAWMIIELPNDSLP; this comes from the coding sequence TTGAATTCGCAACAATCGCAGAATTTGCTTCAGCAACCCTTGCAACAGACTCAATTACCAAAAAGAAATATACTCATTTCTGACGCTTCGGCACCTCCCTGGTTAGATAATACGGCCATCTACTATCGCCTTGCTTACCATAATTCCGCGCAATTTCACCGATATGCTAATAGTCGTTGGATTGCATCACCCGCGGTATTATTGTCACAAAAAATGCGCGATCGAATTGCCAAAGAAACAGGCAATCAAGTGATCAAAAATAACAATACTGCAAAAGCCGATCATATCTTACACATCGAATTAGAAGAATTTGCTCAAATATTCGACTCTGCTCAACAAAGTCATGCGTTGATTGGATTACGCGCAAGTTTGATCAAACGTAATACGCGGGATGTAATTGCACAAAATTATTTCAGCGTCCAAGCTGCCGCGCCATCGTTGGATGCGAATGGCGCTGTGGCGGCATTAAGTGCTGCGAGCGATCAACTTATTAACAAGCTTATTGCGTGGATGATTATTGAATTACCCAACGATAGCTTACCTTGA
- a CDS encoding MlaD family protein has protein sequence MENRAHALIAGIFVIVLGITIGLATMWLSRSNMQLNTYLIATHESVSGLSAQSSVHYRGVNIGKVENIEFDPNDSQQILIHIAIDENVILKNTVYAQLGFQGVTGLAYIQLNDDGIGISALPSSVMIPMRRSLFEEVAVSGQDLLNNVNQLTIKMHQLLDEDNRKSISHTLKNVEHVTSDFSTITERLEPVMQSFHNLAAQSATLIKRLDELLAEMNVAITKANQKEGVFDGLSQSVQELIHVIPELQNASNSIFNSTRNFDRFLHHLEEHPQSLLFGRPSSIPGPGEQGFVLPKENNP, from the coding sequence GTGGAAAACCGTGCTCACGCTCTGATCGCTGGTATTTTTGTTATTGTTTTAGGCATTACTATCGGATTAGCTACAATGTGGCTGAGTCGCAGTAATATGCAGCTCAATACATATTTAATCGCTACCCATGAGTCTGTGAGCGGACTCAGCGCGCAGTCTTCAGTACATTATCGCGGTGTTAATATTGGCAAAGTTGAAAACATTGAATTTGATCCTAATGATTCACAACAAATCCTGATTCATATTGCGATCGATGAAAATGTTATTCTTAAAAACACGGTTTATGCTCAATTAGGCTTCCAAGGTGTTACTGGACTTGCTTATATTCAGCTTAATGATGATGGCATCGGCATTTCGGCTTTGCCAAGTTCTGTGATGATTCCAATGCGGCGATCACTGTTCGAAGAAGTCGCCGTTTCCGGTCAAGATCTATTAAATAACGTTAACCAATTGACCATCAAAATGCACCAATTGCTTGATGAAGATAATCGCAAAAGTATTTCCCACACATTAAAAAATGTGGAGCATGTCACGAGTGATTTTAGTACTATTACAGAACGGTTGGAACCAGTTATGCAGTCATTTCATAATCTTGCCGCACAGTCGGCTACACTAATCAAGCGATTGGATGAATTATTGGCTGAAATGAATGTTGCAATCACAAAAGCGAATCAGAAAGAAGGCGTTTTTGATGGCTTGTCTCAGAGCGTTCAAGAGTTAATTCACGTGATACCTGAACTACAAAATGCAAGCAATAGCATTTTTAATAGCACACGTAACTTTGATCGTTTTTTGCATCATCTGGAAGAGCATCCACAAAGCCTGTTGTTTGGTCGTCCTTCATCAATACCAGGACCAGGAGAACAAGGTTTTGTACTACCCAAAGAGAACAATCCTTGA
- a CDS encoding ABC transporter ATP-binding protein produces the protein MIDPAEIVIEITGLHTRFGKHFIHKDVNLTAVRGEILTLVGGSGSGKTTLLRQILGLEKAYLGSVKIFGAIRNSYVNSKEKTIYNRIGVLFQQGALFSSLTVFDNVALPLRELHTFDEDTIYDLVMMKLNMVAIGSEHADKMPAALSGGMIKRVALARALALDPELLFLDEPTAGLDPQLSVSFVKLIQSLRSEMNLTIIMITHDIETLIALSDRVAVLAEKRVIAVGTLDEISRFDHPFIVNFFNNTRKMHSHHYPE, from the coding sequence ATGATCGATCCGGCCGAGATTGTTATCGAAATAACAGGACTGCATACACGATTTGGCAAGCACTTTATTCATAAAGATGTAAACTTGACGGCTGTTCGTGGCGAAATACTGACGCTTGTAGGTGGATCGGGTAGCGGTAAAACGACACTATTACGACAAATTCTCGGGCTAGAGAAAGCCTATCTCGGTAGTGTAAAAATATTTGGTGCAATAAGAAACTCTTATGTCAATTCGAAAGAAAAGACTATTTACAACCGAATAGGTGTATTGTTTCAACAAGGCGCTTTATTCAGTTCACTCACGGTATTTGATAATGTGGCACTACCGTTGCGGGAGTTACACACTTTTGATGAGGATACCATATACGATCTTGTGATGATGAAATTGAACATGGTTGCAATAGGTTCCGAGCATGCTGATAAAATGCCTGCTGCTTTATCGGGCGGTATGATTAAACGTGTCGCTTTGGCTCGTGCGCTGGCTTTAGACCCGGAATTGCTTTTTTTGGATGAACCGACGGCCGGACTCGATCCTCAACTCAGTGTAAGTTTTGTTAAATTAATCCAGTCATTACGCAGCGAAATGAACTTAACGATCATTATGATTACACATGATATAGAAACATTGATCGCTCTGTCTGATCGTGTTGCAGTATTAGCAGAGAAGCGCGTTATTGCTGTAGGCACATTAGATGAAATAAGCCGCTTTGATCACCCTTTCATTGTTAACTTTTTCAATAATACCCGCAAAATGCATTCTCATCATTATCCGGAGTAA